One genomic region from Hoeflea algicola encodes:
- a CDS encoding aldo/keto reductase produces the protein MKTRHWDRIGNGGLTFTELGFGTAPLGNLYRAISDDDAHAVLTRAWDLGTRYFDTAPLYGLGLSETRLNRFLRDKPRDDYVLSTKVGRLLTRCERGEERDLIGKFFDVPARREVFDYTYDGVMRSLEFSLARLGVDRIDILFAHDLDIFTHGSQAALDAKLNEMMAGGYKALMSLREQGVIKAFGAGVNEWQSCQWLTEHGDFDLFLLAGRYTLLEQEALDSFLPLAENRGIGIVIGGPYNSGILATGPKPGAFYNYDPAPQHILDQVAKIEAICKRHGVRMVDAAFRFPLHHPAVVSVIPGGQGVAEVEANFTAATTEIPSALWADLKAERLIRDDAPVPA, from the coding sequence TTGAAGACACGACATTGGGACCGGATCGGAAATGGTGGGCTGACGTTCACCGAACTGGGCTTTGGCACCGCACCATTAGGTAATCTCTACAGGGCGATCAGCGATGATGATGCCCATGCGGTGCTGACCCGCGCCTGGGATTTGGGGACGCGCTATTTTGACACCGCGCCGCTCTACGGACTTGGCCTTTCAGAAACCCGGTTGAACCGGTTCCTGCGCGACAAGCCGCGCGATGATTACGTGTTGTCGACCAAGGTCGGACGCCTGCTCACGCGCTGCGAGAGAGGAGAAGAACGCGATTTAATCGGCAAGTTTTTCGATGTTCCTGCACGCAGGGAGGTATTTGATTACACCTATGACGGGGTGATGCGCTCGCTCGAGTTTTCGCTCGCGCGCCTGGGTGTTGACAGGATCGACATCCTGTTCGCCCATGACCTCGACATCTTCACTCATGGCAGTCAGGCAGCACTCGATGCCAAGCTCAATGAAATGATGGCGGGCGGCTACAAGGCGCTGATGTCCTTGCGTGAGCAAGGTGTGATCAAGGCTTTTGGCGCAGGAGTCAACGAGTGGCAATCCTGCCAATGGTTGACAGAGCATGGCGATTTCGACCTGTTTCTCCTGGCGGGCCGCTACACACTGCTTGAACAAGAGGCGCTTGATAGCTTTCTGCCGCTGGCGGAAAATCGCGGCATCGGCATTGTTATTGGCGGACCCTACAATTCCGGGATTCTGGCTACCGGGCCAAAGCCCGGCGCCTTTTACAATTACGATCCTGCACCGCAGCACATTCTCGATCAGGTCGCCAAAATCGAGGCGATATGCAAGCGTCACGGTGTCCGCATGGTCGATGCGGCATTCCGGTTTCCACTGCATCATCCAGCGGTGGTCTCGGTTATTCCCGGCGGACAGGGCGTCGCGGAAGTCGAGGCCAATTTCACGGCAGCCACTACCGAAATCCCGTCCGCGCTTTGGGCGGACTTGAAAGCCGAACGCTTGATCCGTGATGACGCTCCGGTCCCCGCATGA
- a CDS encoding amidohydrolase family protein, translated as MKIDAHHHLWNPSRGDYDWMPMDNETLARSYAPPDLAPHLRTHGIDATVLVQAAATIHETEYMLGLADATPFVAGVVGWVDFENPSDVETLSRLSRHPKFKGIRPMIQDIPDDDWMLRDDVQWGFGAVCDLDLTFDALGFPRHLANFLTILKRYPDMRVVVDHCMKPQIRDHSEANFRFWADGMTRIATETKACCKFSALVSEASPDWTVEHLRPYADHVFKVFGPSRVMWGSDWPVCRLAASYQDWHAAAEVLTENLNTEQRAEIFGGTAARFYRIGG; from the coding sequence TTGAAAATCGACGCGCACCATCATCTCTGGAACCCCAGCCGCGGCGACTATGACTGGATGCCGATGGACAACGAGACATTGGCGCGGAGCTATGCGCCGCCTGATCTCGCGCCGCATTTGCGAACCCATGGCATCGACGCCACGGTGCTGGTTCAGGCTGCGGCCACGATACATGAAACCGAGTACATGCTTGGATTGGCTGACGCGACGCCCTTTGTCGCCGGTGTCGTCGGCTGGGTGGATTTCGAAAACCCGTCGGATGTCGAAACGCTTAGCCGACTCTCCAGGCATCCGAAGTTCAAGGGTATTCGTCCGATGATCCAGGACATTCCAGATGATGACTGGATGCTCCGGGACGATGTACAATGGGGATTTGGTGCCGTCTGTGATCTTGATTTGACTTTCGATGCGCTGGGCTTTCCCCGGCATCTGGCCAATTTTCTGACCATTCTCAAACGTTATCCGGACATGCGGGTGGTCGTTGACCACTGCATGAAGCCGCAGATCAGGGATCATTCCGAGGCGAATTTCCGCTTCTGGGCCGATGGCATGACGCGGATCGCAACGGAGACAAAGGCCTGCTGCAAGTTCTCCGCACTCGTTTCCGAGGCCAGTCCTGACTGGACCGTCGAGCACCTCAGGCCCTATGCCGACCATGTGTTCAAGGTCTTTGGTCCATCCAGGGTGATGTGGGGTTCGGATTGGCCGGTTTGTCGTCTGGCTGCGAGCTACCAGGATTGGCACGCGGCCGCGGAAGTACTTACTGAGAATCTGAACACCGAGCAGCGAGCAGAGATCTTTGGCGGCACTGCCGCACGATTTTACCGGATTGGCGGTTGA
- a CDS encoding ribokinase, whose amino-acid sequence MSVFVCGALHYDVIVNAPHLPRLDETVAGEAVKYAMGGKGGNQAVAAAQMGARTTFAGRIGDDASGVALLESLNRIGVDSSQVQREPGPSGMSVAIVEPGGGYGAVIVSAANLGIDPNRISIPDDAKIILLQNEIPEEINYIVAQSARNGGAEVVLNAAPARPIGASLLALIDVLVVNRVEAAGMLETDEEKLDPISAAQSLSKLGPKTVIITLGGDGLALYAAGTAILQHGHPVQVVSTHGAGDAFLGALAAARDAGKSLALAACFGQAAAALHVSTDIDKRKAITRQCVEALIAQPPIR is encoded by the coding sequence GTGAGCGTCTTCGTCTGCGGGGCATTGCATTACGACGTGATTGTCAACGCGCCGCATCTGCCACGGCTTGACGAGACCGTCGCAGGCGAAGCGGTCAAATACGCCATGGGCGGCAAAGGCGGCAATCAGGCGGTGGCAGCGGCGCAGATGGGCGCCCGGACAACATTTGCCGGCCGGATTGGCGATGATGCATCTGGCGTCGCCTTGCTTGAGAGCTTGAACCGTATCGGCGTCGATTCCAGCCAGGTGCAGCGCGAGCCCGGCCCGTCAGGAATGAGTGTTGCCATCGTTGAACCGGGAGGCGGCTACGGCGCCGTGATCGTTTCCGCCGCAAACCTCGGCATTGATCCGAACCGGATCTCTATCCCCGACGATGCGAAGATCATATTGCTGCAGAACGAGATCCCCGAGGAGATCAATTACATCGTCGCACAAAGCGCAAGGAACGGCGGCGCGGAAGTGGTGCTCAACGCGGCGCCAGCCCGGCCAATTGGCGCCAGCCTTTTGGCTCTGATCGACGTGCTGGTGGTCAACCGTGTCGAAGCCGCCGGCATGCTGGAAACAGACGAGGAGAAGCTCGATCCCATTTCTGCAGCGCAATCGCTGTCGAAACTCGGCCCGAAAACGGTGATTATCACGCTGGGTGGCGACGGATTGGCACTATACGCGGCCGGGACTGCCATTCTGCAGCACGGTCACCCGGTTCAAGTGGTGTCGACCCATGGCGCAGGCGACGCGTTCTTAGGCGCACTGGCCGCTGCCCGTGACGCAGGCAAGAGCCTTGCTCTGGCGGCCTGCTTCGGACAGGCAGCCGCCGCACTTCATGTTTCGACAGATATCGACAAGCGAAAAGCCATCACCCGGCAATGCGTGGAAGCCCTAATCGCTCAACCGCCAATCCGGTAA
- a CDS encoding carbohydrate ABC transporter permease — protein MSQQIFHDSPDDFAHKAKWFSGRFAVYAALILWTIICLFPIYWTITTSFKMAPDVMRGHLVPFWDFQPKWLGWRSLGFSPDTIWAESTVREEFVKRFYNSVITSLSASALAVFLGSLAAYGLSRFSYRFGFMRNSDISFFFLSQLILPPVVLALPFLVLYKSLALLDTRIGLILLYTLTVLPIVIWIMRDQFAGIPKELEEAALVDGLSIWGAFATIVLPIALPGMVAAFILSLVLTWNEYFFAALLTSTHANTLPVMVASQTGSQGISWWSMAALSFAAILPLIVIGILLERYIIKGMAAGAVK, from the coding sequence ATGAGCCAGCAGATTTTCCATGACAGCCCTGATGATTTCGCCCACAAGGCGAAATGGTTCTCAGGCCGTTTTGCGGTCTATGCCGCGTTGATCCTGTGGACAATCATCTGTCTGTTCCCGATCTACTGGACGATCACCACCTCGTTCAAGATGGCGCCCGACGTGATGCGGGGACATCTCGTTCCGTTCTGGGACTTTCAGCCGAAATGGCTTGGCTGGCGATCGCTCGGGTTTTCGCCGGATACGATCTGGGCCGAATCCACGGTGCGTGAGGAATTCGTCAAGCGCTTCTACAATTCGGTGATTACCTCGTTGTCGGCTTCGGCGCTGGCAGTGTTTCTGGGCTCACTCGCAGCCTATGGGCTGTCGCGGTTTTCCTATCGCTTCGGCTTCATGCGCAATTCGGACATCTCGTTCTTTTTCCTCAGCCAGTTGATCCTGCCGCCGGTGGTGTTGGCGCTGCCTTTCCTGGTGCTCTACAAATCGCTGGCGCTGCTTGATACCCGCATCGGCTTGATCCTGCTTTACACGCTCACCGTGCTGCCGATCGTCATCTGGATCATGCGCGACCAGTTTGCCGGCATTCCCAAGGAACTTGAAGAAGCTGCGCTGGTCGACGGACTGTCGATCTGGGGCGCTTTTGCCACCATCGTGTTGCCGATTGCGCTACCCGGCATGGTCGCCGCTTTCATTTTGTCGCTGGTACTGACCTGGAATGAATATTTCTTTGCCGCCCTTTTGACCTCGACCCATGCCAACACGCTTCCGGTGATGGTGGCGAGCCAGACGGGGAGCCAGGGTATCAGCTGGTGGTCGATGGCGGCGCTGTCCTTTGCCGCGATCCTGCCGCTTATTGTCATCGGCATCCTGCTTGAACGTTACATTATCAAGGGAATGGCTGCAGGTGCGGTGAAGTAG
- a CDS encoding SIS domain-containing protein, which yields MSNFRDALSEIGSVVDAIDPGEIDRAVDLIASAGTIVSYGCGREGLQVQGLTMRLFHLGLSASMQGSMATPPLGQGDLFLCSAGPGELSTVTALIGVAKGAGAKILFLTAEPDCETARLADQVLTIPAQTMARDVGSTSILPMGSVYEGALFVLFEIMVLMLKEKLGENTRSMRARHTNME from the coding sequence ATGAGTAATTTTCGAGACGCTCTTTCGGAAATTGGATCGGTAGTCGACGCCATTGATCCGGGCGAGATTGATCGCGCCGTCGATCTGATCGCTTCAGCTGGCACGATTGTCTCATATGGATGCGGCCGCGAGGGCCTGCAGGTCCAGGGTTTGACAATGCGGTTGTTCCATCTCGGGCTCAGTGCCTCGATGCAGGGGTCCATGGCCACGCCACCGCTCGGGCAGGGTGATCTGTTCTTGTGCTCGGCGGGCCCAGGCGAACTTTCAACCGTAACTGCCCTGATCGGCGTGGCGAAGGGGGCTGGAGCAAAAATTCTGTTCCTGACGGCCGAACCGGACTGCGAGACCGCCAGGCTTGCAGATCAGGTGCTCACCATTCCTGCGCAAACCATGGCCAGAGACGTTGGCAGCACCTCGATCCTGCCGATGGGATCAGTTTACGAGGGGGCGCTGTTTGTGCTGTTTGAAATCATGGTGCTCATGCTCAAGGAAAAACTTGGAGAAAACACACGGAGCATGCGGGCGCGGCATACCAACATGGAGTGA